The following proteins come from a genomic window of Populus alba chromosome 12, ASM523922v2, whole genome shotgun sequence:
- the LOC118035921 gene encoding receptor-like protein Cf-9 homolog, whose product MKFSLSLTQFLCSILFLFHFHTTISSSFSSNYSSSNHLCAHHQSLSLLQFKQSFSIKNSWLSHGKMLCRYPKTESWKDGTDCCLWGGVTCDVKTGQVTGLNLSCSMLYGTLHSNNSLFSLHHLQKLDLSFNDFNSSHISSRFGQFSNLTHLNLSYSNFAGRVPLEVFRLSKLISLDLSGSYHLSVGPMSFDKLVRNLTKLRELDLSSVDMSVVVPNSLNLSSSLSFLSLEYCRLQGKLPSSIGNLKHLQHLDLANNNFTGSIPYDFGQLTKLVSLSLSGNDYLSVEPVSFDKIVQNLTKLRHLALSSVNMSLVVPNSLTNLSSTLSSLSLLGCGLQGKIPGNIFLLPNLEFLILQDNEGLTGSFPSSNVSNVLWLLVLSDTRISIYLENDAISNLKSLKYMILSNCNIVGSKLAQLGNLTWLFELDLSNNNISGHIPSSFGNLVQLDSLDLSYNNFTGQIPSSLENLMQISSLDLSSNNFIGQIPSSLGNLVQLISLDLSSTNLKGQVPDSFAKLTLLVYLDLSNNQLQGPIHSQLSTILDLYQLFLYGNSLNGTIPSFLFALPSLFHLDLHNNQFIGNISEFQHNSLGFLDLSNNSLHGPIPSSIFKQENLQFLILASNNKLTWEVPSSICKLKSLRVLDLSNNNLSGSAPQCLGNFSNELSVFHLGMNNLRGTIPSTFSKGSNLQYLNLNGNELEGKIPLSIVNCTMLEFLNLGNNKIEDTFPYFLEMLPELKILVLKSNKLQGFMKGPTTFNSFSKLQILDISENNFRGPLPEEFFNSLEGMMNVDQDMFYMTARNSSGYTYSIKMTWKGLEIEFVKIQSILRVLDLSSNSFTGEIPKPIGKLKGLQQLNLSHNFLTGHIQSSLGFLTNLQSLDMSSNMLTGRIPVQLTDLTFLEVLNLSQNKLEGPIPGGKQFNTFGPSSFQGNLGLCGFPMPTECNNGVVPPLLPSNFNEGDDSTLFEDGFGWKAVAMGYGCGFVFGVTMGYIVFRTRRPAWFHRMVERQWNLKGGRTKKNARIYGARRN is encoded by the coding sequence ATGAAGTTTTCATTATCCCTCACTCAATTTCtctgttccattttgtttctcttccattttcatacaacaatttcatcatcattctCCTCAAATTACTCCTCTTCTAATCATTTGTGTGCTCATCACCAAAGTCTTTCTCTCCTTCAATTCAAACAATCCTTTTCCATTAAAAATTCTTGGCTAAGTCATGGAAAGATGCTTTGCCGATATCCCAAGACAGAGTCATGGAAAGACGGTACAGATTGCTGCTTGTGGGGTGGGGTCACTTGTGATGTGAAAACCGGGCAAGTCACTGGACTGAACCTCTCTTGCAGCATGCTTTATGGCACCCTCCATTCCAAtaattctctcttctctcttcatcATCTTCAGAAGCTCGATCTCTCTTTCAATGATTTCAACTCCTCCCATATTTCTTCTCGGTTTGGCCAGTTTTCCAATCTGACACATCTTAATCTAAGTTATTCCAATTTCGCAGGCCGAGTTCCATTAGAAGTCTTCCGTCTCTCCAAATTGATTTCTCTTGATCTCTCTGGAAGCTACCATCTAAGTGTAGGACCAATGTCTTTTGACAAGCTTGTTCGAAACCTAACCAAGCTTAGAGAACTCGATTTGAGTTCAGTAGACATGTCAGTGGTTGTACCCAATTCCTTGAATCtgtcttcttctttgtcatTTCTTTCCCTTGAATATTGTAGACTGCAAGGAAAATTACCATCCTCAATAGGAAACCTTAAGCACCTCCAGCATTTGGATCTTGCAAACAACAATTTTACTGGTTCGATTCCATATGATTTTGGGCAACTCACTAAGCTGGTTTCACTTTCTCTCTCTGGAAACGACTATCTAAGTGTAGAACCAGTTTCTTTTGACAAGAttgttcaaaacctaacaaaGCTAAGACATCTCGCTTTGAGTTCTGTAAATATGTCTTTGGTTGTACCtaattccttgaccaatctGTCCTCTACTTTGTCATCTCTTTCCCTTTTGGGTTGCGGATTGCAAGGGAAAATCCCAGGTAACATCTTTCTCCTCCCAAACCTCGAATTTCTCATTCTGCAAGATAATGAAGGCCTCACTGGCTCTTTTCCTTCCTCCAATGTGAGTAATGTCCTCTGGTTGTTGGTCCTTTCTGATACAAGAATTTCAATTTATCTAGAAAATGACGCCATCAGTAATTTAAAGTCATTAAAGTACATGATACTTAGTAATTGTAACATTGTTGGGTCAAAACTAGCTCAGTTAGGTAATCTTACATGGCTCTTTGAATTAGACCtctcaaataataatatcagtGGTCATATTCCATCTTCATTTGGAAATCTTGTGCAGCTTGATTCCTTGGATCTTAGTTACAATAATTTTACAGGTCAGATTCCATCATCACTTGAAAATCTTATGCAGATCAGTTCCTTGGATCTTAGTTCCAATAATTTTATAGGTCAGATTCCATCATCACTTGGAAATCTTGTACAGCTCATTTCCTTGGATCTTAGTTCCACTAACTTGAAAGGTCAGGTTCCAGATTCTTTCGCTAAGCTAACCCTACTCGTATATTTAGATTTATCAAACAATCAACTCCAAGGCCCAATCCATTCTCAACTAAGTACCATTCTAGATCTAtaccaattatttttatatggtaACTCACTCAATGGGACGATACCATCCTTTTTatttgctctcccttctctaTTCCATTTGGACCTTCATAATAATCAATTCATAGGCAATATAAGTGAATTCCAACACAATTCATTAGGATTCCTTGATTTGAGCAATAACTCCTTGCATGGTCCAATCCCAagttcaattttcaaacaagagaaCTTGCAATTTCTTATTCTTGCATCCAACAATAAATTGACATGGGAGGTTCCTTCTTCAATTTGCAAGTTAAAATCCCTTCGAGTCCTGGACCTTTCCAACAATAACTTGAGTGGTTCTGCACCACAATGTTTGGGAAACTTCAGCAACGAACTCTCAGTTTTTCATCTAGGCATGAACAATCTCCGGGGCACTATTCCATCAACATTTTCAAAGGGAAGTAACTTGCAATATCTCAACCTCAATGGCAATGAGTTAGAAGGGAAAATACCATTGTCTATCGTCAACTGCACAATGCTGGAGTTTCTTAATCTTGGTAACAATAAGATTGAGGATACATTCCCCTATTTCCTAGAAATGCTTCCAGAGCTAAAGATTCTTGTTCTAAAATCCAATAAACTCCAAGGTTTTATGAAGGGTCCGACTACTTTTAATTCCTTCTCCAAATTACAGATTCTTGACATctctgaaaataattttagaggACCATTACCAGAAGAGTTTTTCAATAGTCTTGAAGGAATGATGAATGTCGATCAAGATATGTTTTACATGACGGCAAGAAATTCGTCTGGCTACACCTATTCCATAAAAATGACATGGAAAGGGTTGGAAATTGAGTTTGTGAAAATCCAAAGTATCCTCAGAGTACTTGATTTATCAAGTAACAGTTTCACCGGTGAGATTCCAAAACCAATTGGAAAGCTTAAAGGACTTCAACAACTCAACCTCTCTCACAATTTCCTTACAGGCCATATCCAATCATCATTAGGGTTTTTAACCAATCTACAGTCATTAGATATGTCTTCGAATATGCTTACGGGAAGGATTCCTGTGCAGTTGACAGATCTAACATTTCTTGAAGTCTTAAACCTTTCACAAAACAAACTCGAGGGGCCCATACCTGGTGGGAAGCAGTTCAACACGTTTGGTCCAAGCTCATTTCAAGGAAACTTGGGTTTATGTGGATTCCCAATGCCAACAGAATGCAACAATGGCGTGGTACCACCATTACtgccatcaaactttaatgaAGGAGATGATTCAACACTGTTTGAAGATGGGTTTGGATGGAAAGCTGTGGCAATGGGGTATGGATGTGGGTTTGTATTTGGAGTCACAATGGGTTATATTGTGTTTAGAACAAGACGACCTGCATGGTTTCATAGGATGGTTGAACGTCAATGGAATCTGAAGGGaggaagaacaaagaagaatgcTCGCATATATGGtgcaagaagaaattaa